The following coding sequences lie in one Lepeophtheirus salmonis chromosome 11, UVic_Lsal_1.4, whole genome shotgun sequence genomic window:
- the LOC121126030 gene encoding uncharacterized protein, translating to MSSRSPSSDRKSNRSMRTRSRTPEMDKNGSPDHRMGSRSPMMRKDDDRGRSRSRSRKSRSPNGRESRSPRKASMSPLRKDSRSPVRKMSRSPRRDSRSPRRNSRSPRRSRSPRKDNRPSRRKSRSPRKGSPSPKRSRSQRRSRSPRRSRSPRSRRRRRSSSTRRRWSDSSSSPSYRRRRSTSRGRYSRSPGRRGGGGGGGGRPMMDRDNPPASNVLGVFGLSYSTDEHDLNREFSRFGALESIRIVRDPERRSRGFGFIDFKYVEDAKQARRALCDTYLDGKKIRVDFSLTKEPHGRTPGRYLGGGTWRSRRRSRSFSPRRY from the exons ATGTCCTCGAGAAGCCCATCTTCGGACCGTAAATCCAACCGCTCCATGCGCACAAGAAGTCGAACACCCGAGATGGATAAGAACGGAAGTCCAGATCATAGAATGGGAAGCCGATCCCCCATGATGAGGAAGGATGATGATAGGGGCCGCAGCCGGTCTCGATCCCGTAAAAGCAGATCTCCCAATGGACGGGAGAGTCGATCCCCAAGAAAGGCCAGTATGTCTCCCTTAAGAAAGGATAGTCGCTCTCCTGTGCGTAAAATGAGCAGATCTCCTCGAAGGGATAGTAGATCACCACGACGAAACAGTCGTTCACCTAGAAGGAGTAGGTCTCCTAGAAAGGATAACAGACCCTCAAGAAGGAAGAGCAGATCCCCCAGGAAAGGAAGTCCCTCTCCCAAGAGAAGCAGATCTCAAAGACGTAGCAGATCGCCTAGGAGAAGTCGATCTCCTCGTAGCAGAAGAAGGAGGAGATCCTCTTCAACCCGAAGGAGATGGAGTgattcatcttcttctccgTCTTACAGAAGGCGAAGAAGTACTTCTAGAGGAAGGTATTCTAGGTCTCCtggaagaagaggaggaggaggaggaggtggGGGACGTCCTATGATGGATAGAGACAATCCTCCAGCCAGTAATGTTCTTGGAGTATTCGGGTTAAG ttATAGCACAGATGAGCATGACCTGAATCGAGAGTTCTCCCGTTTTGGAGCTCTTGAAAGCATCCGAATTGTAAGAGATCCTGAAAGAAGATCCCGTGGATTTGGATTCATTGATTTCAAGTATGTGGAGGACGCCAAACAGGCTCGTCGTGCATTATGCGACACGTATTTGGATGGGAAGAAAATTAGAGTTGATTTCTCTCTAACCAAGGAACCACATGGAAGAACTCCTGGGCGATATCTCGGAGGAGGAACCTGGAGATCTCGTCGAAGATCACGTTCCTTCTCACCTCGTCgttactaa
- the LOC121126029 gene encoding uncharacterized protein, with amino-acid sequence MTTTGHKKIAIIGAGAAGVCAARRAVSLLRNWVPYVFELGSQVGGTWIYDDNVGINLSTGDPIHSSMYKGLKTNLPKEVMAFPDYPFPPSFDSFLKHTEVLKYIQDYSSNILKYIQFHTKVLSVCPRGSKWSIETLNLLKNEQQITEFDAVVVCNGHYSTPTYGQIKGIDSYSGKVLHSHNYRIPEPYKGKRVLVFGAASSGIDISIEIAKFASKVYLSHNNSLYPRLTHIQQVPGIVSYEEPFFVLQDNSCLKDIDVLLYCTGYKFDFPFLHRDCAITVDIENRRVHDLYKHCINVKYPSMCLIGIPMHICPFPVFDSQIQFFYKSLSGELILPREEIMLNEIEKEFMDRQSKGLQRRHFHKFGEYQWKYLDDLSAIGGFPQIQRKVQIMYDLVSKRRHEDVQTYRQTHFGAGNGEQNIILLEKEI; translated from the exons ATGACAACGACAGggcataaaaaaattgctataattGGGGCTGGTGCAGCCGGAGTTTGTGCTGCACGTAGAGCCGTATCCCTGCTTCGCAATTGGGTTCCGTATGTATTTGAATTAGGGAGTCAAGTTGGAGGTACATGGATCTATGATGATAATGTAGGAATTAATCTATCCACTGGAGATCCAATCCACTCCTCGATGTACAAGGGGCTCAAAACTAATTTACCAAAAGAAGTAATGGCATTTCCAGATTATCCATTTCCTCCATCCTTTGATTCTTTTCTAAAGCACACTGAGGTTCTCAAATACATCCAAGACTATAGTTCCAACATTCTCAAATACATTCAG TTTCATACCAAGGTGCTGAGCGTCTGTCCTAGAGGATCTAAATGGTCAATAGAaactttaaatcttttaaaaaatgagcaacAAATCACTGAGTTTGATGCAGTTGTTGTATGTAATGGACACTACTCAACTCCAACGTACGGTCAAATAAAG GGTATTGACTCATATTCAGGGAAAGTATTGCATAGCCATAATTATAGAATCCCGGAGCCTTATAAAGGCAAAAGGGTTTTGGTGTTTGGTGCAGCTTCGTCTGGAATCGATATAAGTATTGAAATTGCAAAATTTGcatcaaaagtatatttaagtCATAATAACTCTTTATATCCTCGCCTAACACATATCCAGCAAGTTCCAGGAATTGTTTCCTACGAGGAACCATTTTTCGTCCTGCAAGATAACTCATGTTTGAAAGATATTGATGTTCTTTTGTATTGCACTGGCTACAAGTTTGATTTTCCATTTCTTCATAGAGATTGTGCTATTACTGTTGATATTGAAAACCGACGGGTACATGACTTGTATAAGCATTGCATCAACGTAAAGTATCCTTCCATGTGTTTAATTGGCATACCCATGCATATATGTCCTTTCCCCGTTTTTGATTctcaaatacagtttttttacaaaagtctCTCTGGAGAATTAATTCTCCCTCGTGAGGAAATCATGCTGAATGAGATTGAAAAAGAGTTTATGGACAGACAAAGTAAAGGTCTACAGAGGAGACACTTCCATAAGTTTGGAGAGTATCAATGGAAATACTTGGATGATTTATCAGCTATTGGCGGATTCCCTCAAATACAACGTAAAGTACAAATAATGTACGACCTTGTAAGTAAAAGAAGACATGAAGATGTTCAGACTTATCGGCAGACTCACTTTGGGGCAGGAAATGGGGAACAGAATATAATCCTGCTGGAGAAGGAGATTTGA